The window GAGCCATTCCGAGCAGTCGTGTGCCGGAGCGGAGGCGAAGGTCTCCGACGACGAATTTTCCGGGAGGCAGGACGAGCGGCAAATCCTTTTCGGCGGCGGTGTCGATCGCGGCTTGCAGGGCGGCGGTCTGGTCGCGCTGTTCGTCGGGCGCGAGCGCGGGGGCAATGTCGGATGCGTTTGGAATGACTTTCGGCAGAACGCTATCCGCTGCTTGTACACCGGTCGCGGTTGCACCAAGGCCGAGGCCCGCGGCCAGCAGCGTGCGGCGGTCGAAGGTCATGTCAGGCTCCGGACGTTGATCTCTTGGCAGGAGAGCCAGCGAGGCGCGATCCGCGTTAAGCCGGAGTTAAGTTAGCGGGCAAGTGCCGTGCTTCTTGTCTAGGCGATGCCCTGTTTGATGATTTCGAGTGCGGCCGCCAGTGCCTTCTCGCGCGTGAGTGATGACGTCGTGAGATCGGCGGGGATGTGTATGAAGCCCACCCGACAGCGGTTGCCGTGTGTCTCGGCTTCGCGCAGCGAGTGATACAGGGCGGCATTACAGAGATAGCCTCCGGCGTCGTCGGATAGTTCGGCGGGGAAGCCTTTGTCCTTCAGGGTGGCGACGATGCGGTTTGCATCGAGCGTGGCGGCGTAGCGTTCTTGATCGTTCGCCAGAAGGTATGCGGCGGGTGGCAGGGAATTGGCCGCGTCAGGTGCATTACGGCATTCATTTCGTGCCTGAGACTCGATGCGAAAGCCTTGCGTCTCAGCCGCGACGCCGAAGTGAAGCGCCAGGATAGGTGTAAGCCGCCGATGTAACGCGGCGATCATTCGGGGCATGCGCGTCCATTCCACGGGGAGGATCGAAGCCGAGACAGTATAGTCCGGGAATGCCCGCCTGGCGCGACGCGCAAGGGCGCGGACAAGATCGCCCGACGCGTTTTCTCTTACGCCTGGGAACGGACCAAAGCCGGTCAGCAGGATGGCGGGGCGAGCTTGGCGGTCAGCGGCTGACATAAGCGCGATTTAACACGATTGATGCCGGTTGCGGGGGCCTTCAACGGGGGGCCACGTCTGCGGCGGTCATTCTGAGGGGAAACCCATCATCGACATCAGGCGCTCGACGGCAAGGGTCGGCAGCAATGTGCCATCGCGGACGGCCGCTTCGATGCCGGGCAGCTCGACGGCGACCTGGGGCTGAGCCCGGAGCGCGCCCATTAGCCGGTCTTCGAGCATGTCTCGCATCCAGGAGACGGCTTGCGACTGGCGACGCTCTTGAAACGTGCCGATGGCCGTCATCGTCTTGCGATGTTCGAGGATCTTCTCCCAGAGCTCCTTGAGCCCCTGATTGTTGAGCCCGGAAATGGTGAGCACGGGAGGAAACCATGCGGCGCCCGCCGGGGTGAAGATCTGCAGCGCGTGCTTATAGTCACCAACGGCGCGTTGGGCGCGGCGGACGTTATCGCCGTCGGCCTTGTTGATCGCGATCATGTCGGCGAGTTCGATGATGCCTTTCTTGATGCCTTGAAGGTCGTCGCCTCCGCCCGCTAGCAGCAGAACGAGAAAAAAATCGACCATATCGGCAACTGAAACTTCCGATTGGCCGACGCCGACCGTTTCGACAATCACGACATCGAAGCCTGCCGCTTCGACCAGCGCCATCGTCTCGCGCGTGCGCCGGGTGACGCCGCCGAGCGTGCCCGACGTTGGCGAGGGCCGAATGAAAGCGTTTCTCTCCTGCGAGAGCGCGCTCATGCGGGTCTTGTCGCCGAGGATCGACCCGCCCGTGCGTTTCGATGTCGGGTCGATCGCGAGCACGGCGACCTTGTGGCCTGCCGCGAGCAAGTTCATGCCGAGTTGATCGATGGTGGTCGACTTGCCAACCCCGGGGACGCCTGTGATGCCGAGCCGGACGGCATTGCCGGTGGTTGGCAGAAGCTCCTGCAACACGGTCTGCGCCAAACGGCGATGCGCGGGATTTGTGCTTTCAACCAGAGTGATGGCGCGCGCCAGAACGGATCGATCCCCGGCGGCGATACCGGCGACGTAGTCAGGGACGGACATGCGGTGGGCAGGTGCGGCAGCGGCAGGCATCGGTCTTGGAGAAACCCCTTATCTTTCAATCGGACCATGGGCAGGATTGATGGCCACTGCAAGCCGTGATTTCGCCGCTGTCCCCGCCACAATCACCCGTCATATCAGGCAGGCAAGTTGCCGGGCACGCGGCGTACCCTTAAGGTTTTTCCGGGGTTGGGCTCAAAACGAAGTGGGGAGGGGGCGATGGGATCGCTTTCCGATGTGAAGTCACGTCTTGGGCACGGGCGCGCTCATTGGCGGCCGGTTGGGATTTTTGTTGCGGCTTTGATCGGTTGCGGTGCGCTCGCGGCCTGCACCGAGGCGCCGCAGCACGCGCACCGAGGTCAAGAGAAGAGCGCGACGGCCGCTCCGGAACAGAACGATGACGTCATCGCCGAGGCAACGCCGCCGCGAAAGCAGTCAGCCCGGCCGAGTCCCGTCCCTCGGAATGAAGGCGCGGTTCCTGCTCCTGCTGCACCGCCGCCTCCTGCGCCGATAACCGAATATCGCGAGGAACGCTCCGGGCGTGCTGCCGCGCCCGTGCCGAAAGCAGAGATGGAACTGCCGCCAGCGGGTGGCGGAGCGCCGGTACCTTCTTCCCTTCCGCCTGCAGCCTCGATTGGTGCGGCTGGAGGAGCTGCGACTGCTGAGTCTAAGACTTACGATGTCGTGCCGGTTTTCTACGGCACGGACCGCGCCGTTGAAGCGGACCCGAAGCGTCTGCAATTCGGCTCAGAGCGTGGGCACAAGCTCCAGCTCGGGCGGGCGCTCGTAACGGTGCCGTTGATTCACAAGGTGCCGCACATTGAACGGCCGTGGGTGATCGAGATCCCGTATTTCAAGGTCAAGGTCTACGAGGAAGCTGAAGATCCGGCCAAGCATTTCACGCTGCAGGAAATCGCCAGTCTCACGGAAGAGCAGATGCTGGCGCTCGTGAAAGAGCGGTTGGCGAAGGCGACGGCATACAAAGACCATGCGTTCGTTTTCGTGCATGGCTTCAACACGTCATTCGACAGCGCGCTCTATCGGACGGCGCAGATTGCGTATGATCTGAAGTTTGACGGCGCTCCGTTTCTTTATAGCTGGCCGTCCGGCGGCAAGGTCGCGAGCTATACTTACGACCGCGGCAGCGTAGAGCAGGCAGAGCCGTCGCTTGCGGAATTCCTGAAGCTCGTCATTCAGAAGAGCGGAGCAAAATCCATCAGCCTGATCGCGCACTCGATGGGCAATGAGCTTCTGCTGCGTGTGCTGGAGCGGCTTCGTCCTGAAGTGCCGAAGGGCGTCGTTATCAGCCAGGTCATTCTGGCGGCGCCGGATGTCGATCGTGACAAGTTCAACATCATTGCACGCGAGATTACGAGCTTTGCAAAGGGCGTTACGCTCTATGCGGCTTCGAACGATCGGGCGCTCGGGTATTCGGCTCGCTTCTGGGGCGGCGTTCCGCGCGCAGGCGATGTTCCGAAGTCGGGGCCGCTCATCATTCCGGGTGTCGATACCATCGACGTGACGGCGGTTTCGACAGATGCGCTGGGGCTGAACCATTCCGGATATGCGGAAAATCCGACGCTGCTCGATGACGTGAAGGCGCTGGTGGAATTTGGCATTCGCCCGCCAGACAAGCGCATCAAGAACGTGCTGACCGTGCAGTCGGAGAATGGAACATTCTGGCGGTTCCAGCCGGAAAAATAATGCGTGGGGCGGATTTCGGTCCGCCCTTACGTTCGTTTTTGTGCGCGGGTGGCTCGGCGCGTAAGACTTCTTTTACTGGCATACGGCACAGTCCTTTGCAGTTTGTTCAGTATTGAGGGGCTTAGGTCCATGCGTCGCTCACTCGGCTTTTCGTTGGCTGCGGCCGCTTCGGTTTTGGCATTTGCAGTTGCATCGGGCGGCGCGTTTTCCGAAGACGCCGAGTTTGATGACATGGACGGCTCGCAGATCGTCGCCGCCGGAGCGGGATCCGATGATCAGGTGCCCAAAGGTCTCAATTCGGTTCCCATCGATGGGCTTGGATCGCGCGATAAGATCGGGGCGAACAATCGTCTCGTTCGTCAGTTGATGGCTGCGCGCCCTAACGAAGATCTCGTCATCTGTGTTGCCGGTTGCTTCAGCGATCGCGACCGTGTGGTCTACGCTCAGCCTATCGATCGGAAGATCAAGCTGAAGCCGACGGCGTTTGCCGACCCCTCGTCCGATCCGGTGAAGCCCGCCGAGAAAAGCGCCGTGCGTGTGGAAGTCGATAGCGCCGCTGCTCCGGTCTCTCACGATCCCAGTTCGCCGACCATTCTGAATGGTGCGTCGGACGGCACGGGCGGATCTTCGGCGCACAACTAGCCGCGTGCGCTTCCGGGCAAAAAAGCCCCGTTTGCAGATTTCAATTTGGTTATGTTTCCCGATTTCGGCGTTGGCTCACCGGAATCGGAGATTTTGTGCCGACGGAATTCCGTTGGCGTGCGCGTTCTTCAAAGCGACGGCCGGGCGATCCCCCCACGATCCGGCATGTTTCTGAAGGAGACTGTGTATGAAAAATCTTTCACGCGGCGCTTGGCTGGCTCTTGCTGCTGTCGTTGCCGTTCCCACCACGGTGGCGATCGCCAAATCGACGGATGGCGGCTGGCGCTCAATGA is drawn from Hyphomicrobium methylovorum and contains these coding sequences:
- the meaB gene encoding methylmalonyl Co-A mutase-associated GTPase MeaB; the protein is MPAAAAPAHRMSVPDYVAGIAAGDRSVLARAITLVESTNPAHRRLAQTVLQELLPTTGNAVRLGITGVPGVGKSTTIDQLGMNLLAAGHKVAVLAIDPTSKRTGGSILGDKTRMSALSQERNAFIRPSPTSGTLGGVTRRTRETMALVEAAGFDVVIVETVGVGQSEVSVADMVDFFLVLLLAGGGDDLQGIKKGIIELADMIAINKADGDNVRRAQRAVGDYKHALQIFTPAGAAWFPPVLTISGLNNQGLKELWEKILEHRKTMTAIGTFQERRQSQAVSWMRDMLEDRLMGALRAQPQVAVELPGIEAAVRDGTLLPTLAVERLMSMMGFPSE
- a CDS encoding alpha/beta hydrolase, translating into MGSLSDVKSRLGHGRAHWRPVGIFVAALIGCGALAACTEAPQHAHRGQEKSATAAPEQNDDVIAEATPPRKQSARPSPVPRNEGAVPAPAAPPPPAPITEYREERSGRAAAPVPKAEMELPPAGGGAPVPSSLPPAASIGAAGGAATAESKTYDVVPVFYGTDRAVEADPKRLQFGSERGHKLQLGRALVTVPLIHKVPHIERPWVIEIPYFKVKVYEEAEDPAKHFTLQEIASLTEEQMLALVKERLAKATAYKDHAFVFVHGFNTSFDSALYRTAQIAYDLKFDGAPFLYSWPSGGKVASYTYDRGSVEQAEPSLAEFLKLVIQKSGAKSISLIAHSMGNELLLRVLERLRPEVPKGVVISQVILAAPDVDRDKFNIIAREITSFAKGVTLYAASNDRALGYSARFWGGVPRAGDVPKSGPLIIPGVDTIDVTAVSTDALGLNHSGYAENPTLLDDVKALVEFGIRPPDKRIKNVLTVQSENGTFWRFQPEK
- a CDS encoding pyroglutamyl-peptidase I encodes the protein MSAADRQARPAILLTGFGPFPGVRENASGDLVRALARRARRAFPDYTVSASILPVEWTRMPRMIAALHRRLTPILALHFGVAAETQGFRIESQARNECRNAPDAANSLPPAAYLLANDQERYAATLDANRIVATLKDKGFPAELSDDAGGYLCNAALYHSLREAETHGNRCRVGFIHIPADLTTSSLTREKALAAALEIIKQGIA